One part of the Sulfolobus tengchongensis genome encodes these proteins:
- a CDS encoding MaoC family dehydratase: MYFEDFQVGQKWETKGRTITEADIVIFTGITGALNPLFLDEEYGKKTRFKGRIVPGLLTASIAVGLTYQLPTEPFGEGFVALARLEMDAKRPVKIGDTLRAIVEVIDKKEREKDGRVYLTIKTLNQLGEEVMTLKMEIVCNKRT; this comes from the coding sequence ATGTACTTTGAAGACTTTCAAGTAGGTCAGAAATGGGAAACTAAAGGTAGAACAATAACTGAAGCAGATATAGTAATTTTTACCGGGATAACTGGGGCGTTAAATCCCTTATTTTTAGATGAAGAATATGGAAAGAAAACTAGATTTAAAGGCAGAATAGTTCCTGGGCTGTTAACTGCATCCATTGCAGTTGGTCTAACCTATCAATTACCTACAGAACCGTTTGGAGAGGGTTTTGTTGCATTAGCCAGATTGGAAATGGATGCTAAAAGACCAGTTAAGATAGGGGATACTTTAAGAGCAATAGTAGAAGTTATTGATAAAAAAGAAAGGGAAAAAGACGGTAGAGTTTATCTTACGATAAAGACATTAAATCAACTAGGAGAGGAAGTTATGACATTAAAAATGGAGATAGTGTGTAATAAGAGAACTTAA